The Vairimorpha necatrix chromosome 11, complete sequence genome window below encodes:
- a CDS encoding endonuclease, with translation MQFVNKGTFDMATAIKTVGCFSGKKEEDINTWLRDTTFTARVMGLTEDQTARLICLGLRGPALSWIAMAFERVSELDLAEVTKSLKLRFYSSQKTLATLDEFVKPQQFGNLEAFIDFCRKGNSLIEQQTMEYKAVSLIVIKKSPSVLKSILYDFARQCQDWSEFLRRTEEVSWIAFPMKSNTTNTDETLDNRTLKVAPSKKGNIPYTIENYKINSCFTNPCYINVEFNRKRHRALIDTGADVSLIPARVLEGTNIRFTRSSTIIRAASGTPLEITGRCLNINFRKENTSITFSPYVTERTPDYIILGVDAIRTNPILLEQLIRKFANTVKKGSLINKVNYISIEEKYHDMFKTEISELTLCNMGKHQIETTVAKAIYQKNGKIPLHFEEEITQQIKKNLQLGVIRNSRSPWNSRVVPVTKPDGSIRLCIDYRELNKITVKDKYPLPRIDEILDDLADATIFSTLDATSGYYQIALEEVDKEKTAFSWRGGHYEFNRMPFGLCNAPATFQRTMDKIFVKENRKFVIPYLDDIIIYSKNHQEHREHLEIVLGKLKAAGIALNRKKCHFFKEEIKILGNIVTNKTIKPDPEKVKAINEYKEPTNVAQLRSFLGLINYCREFIRNLSAIAAPLYELFKGESKRSVKSISLSKKEKRAFEDLKRLLTEETIRYKINLRKPFILTTDASEQGIGAILSQIGDDGKEHFVSAFSKSLEKAHKNYSTTDKELLAVVKGIENYRHYLLGREFILKTDHKALTYLWEAKNPTSRLLRWAMKLQEYAFQSTYIKGEVNGADGLSRQNPTEKDINIIEATGPSDEDRQKILESYHLDVGHASASTMSFMISQRYKWAGMHKDIKEHVEKCKTCLKSGYPLRNTKNKVIRSERPNQIWGIDLIGRICDTSGQNSFIFIAIDHYSKWVETAVINYKTGSKIMGLIQQLIIEKHGIPERILTDNGLEFINSDIKDLAEKNGIDWQYSSPEHHETVGAVERANQTLMKILNKITDFGRVSWKNKLPEATRCLNLSYNRSIGTSPFMLRENKLPMLSVDKALDKEEVTFSAEETKSKRDENFEKYKKAIVKGKVEVAKKLNVGDKVLIYRETKSGKFKCNWEDGYVITEIILPDAYVVKKNGKVYRLNKTRVKADTSI, from the coding sequence ATGCAATTCGTAAATAAAGGAACATTCGACATGGCGACAGCGATAAAAACTGTTGGCTGCTTCAGTGGAAAGAAGGAAGAGGATATAAATACATGGTTGCGTGACACAACGTTCACGGCGAGGGTTATGGGACTGACAGAAGATCAGACCGCCAGACTTATCTGCCTGGGTCTACGGGGGCCAGCTCTCTCATGGATAGCAATGGCATTTGAACGGGTGTCAGAACTTGATCTGGCAGAGGTTACTAAGAGTCTAAAATTGAGATTTTACAGTTCACAGAAAACTCTGGCCACTCTAGACGAGTTTGTTAAACCGCAACAATTTGGCAACCTAGAGGCTTTCATAGACTTCTGCAGGAAAGGAAACTCACTTATAGAGCAACAAACAATGGAGTACAAAGCAGTCAGCCTCATAGTAATCAAGAAGTCTCCTTCGGTCCTCAAATCAATTCTTTATGATTTTGCTAGACAATGCCAAGATTGGAGTGAATTCCTGAGGCGCACAGAGGAAGTTTCTTGGATAGCATTCCCTATGAAAAGTAACACGACTAATACGGACGAGACACTAGATAACAGGACTTTGAAGGTCGCACCATCGAAGAAGGGAAATATACCCTACACCATAGAAAACTACAAGATCAACAGCTGTTTCACTAATCCTTGCTACATAAACGTAGAATTCAATCGTAAACGACATCGAGCATTAATTGATACCGGAGCTGATGTCTCCCTGATACCCGCAAGAGTCCTCGAAGGGACAAATATCAGATTTACCAGATCTTCAACGATCATACGAGCAGCATCAGGGACACCATTGGAGATTACAGGAAGATGTCtaaatatcaattttaGGAAGGAAAACACTTCAATTACTTTCAGCCCTTACGTCACAGAACGGACACCGGACTACATAATCTTAGGAGTTGACGCTATACGAACGAACCCCATATTACTGGAACAACTGATCAGAAAATTCGCCAATACAGTCAAGAAAGGCTCACTGATTAACAAAGTCAATTACATCTCAATCGAAGAGAAATACCATGACATGTTCAAAACTGAAATTTCAGAGCTTACACTTTGTAACATGGGGAAACATCAAATCGAGACAACAGTAGCGAAGGCAATTTACCAGAAAAATGGAAAGATCCCTCTGCACTTTGAAGAGGAAATCACACAACAGATCAAGAAGAACTTGCAGTTGGGCGTAATAAGAAATAGTAGGAGCCCCTGGAACAGTAGAGTTGTTCCGGTAACGAAACCTGATGGGTCGATCAGGCTCTGTATAGATTACAGAGAGCTCAACAAGATAACAGTCAAAGATAAATACCCCCTCCCACGAATTGATGAAATTCTCGACGATCTAGCTGACGCTACTATCTTTTCGACATTAGATGCTACGTCGGGATATTATCAGATAGCCCTTGAAGAAGTAGACAAGGAGAAGACAGCATTCAGCTGGAGAGGAGGACATTATGAATTTAACAGGATGCCGTTTGGGCTATGTAATGCCCCTGCTACTTTTCAGAGAACTATGGATAAGATTTTTGTGAAAGAAAACAGAAAATTCGTCATACCATACTTGGATGACATTATTATCTATTCTAAAAATCACCAGGAACACCGTGAACACTTGGAAATCGTATTGGGTAAGCTTAAGGCAGCAGGAATCGCACTTAACAGAAAGAAGTGCCACTTCTtcaaagaagaaattaaaattctaGGGAATATAGTAACAAACAAGACGATCAAACCGGACCCAGAGAAGGTCAAAGCCATAAACGAGTATAAGGAGCCGACGAATGTTGCTCAACTACGGTCGTTTCTTGGGCTCATAAATTACTGTAGGGAGTTCATCCGTAACTTATCAGCGATAGCAGCCCCTCTCTACGAACTGTTTAAAGGAGAGTCAAAGCGAAGTGTTAAGAGTATTTCTCTCAGCAAAAAGGAGAAACGGGCGTTCGAAGATCTAAAGAGACTTCTCACAGAAGAGACAATAAGATACAAGATTAATCTCAGGAAACCGTTTATATTGACTACGGATGCGTCAGAGCAGGGAATAGGCGCGATCCTCTCACAGATTGGAGATGATGGGAAGGAGCACTTCGTAAGTGCATTCAGCAAAAGTTTAGAGAAAGCCCATAAGAACTACTCTACAACAGACAAAGAACTCTTGGCCGTTGTAAAAGGCATCGAGAACTATAGACACTACCTCCTGGGTAGAGAGTTCATATTGAAGACGGACCACAAAGCGCTGACTTATCTATGGGAAGCTAAGAATCCTACCAGTAGATTGCTGAGGTGGGCAATGAAGTTGCAGGAGTATGCATTTCAATCAACCTACATAAAAGGAGAGGTTAATGGAGCAGACGGGTTAAGCAGACAAAACCCGACAGAgaaagatataaatatcatCGAAGCTACAGGACCAAGCGATGAAGACAGACAGAAGATCTTAGAATCCTACCATCTAGACGTTGGACATGCTAGCGCTAGTACGATGAGCTTCATGATTTCACAAAGGTACAAATGGGCAGGAATGCATAAGGACATCAAGGAACACGTAGAAAAGTGTAAAACGTGCTTGAAATCGGGATACCCATTACGAaacacaaaaaacaaagttATACGATCAGAAAGGCCGAACCAAATATGGGGGATAGATCTCATAGGACGCATATGCGACACTTCGGGTCAAAACAGCTTCATATTCATTGCTATTGACCACTACTCTAAATGGGTCGAGACGGCTGTTATTAACTATAAAACAGGGTCGAAAATAATGGGATTAATCCAGCAATTGATTATCGAGAAACACGGCATTCCAGAAAGAATCTTGACTGACAACGGGctagaatttataaattctgACATCAAAGACCTGGCCGAAAAGAACGGTATTGACTGGCAATACAGTTCACCAGAACATCACGAAACTGTAGGCGCAGTAGAAAGAGCGAATCAGACGTTAATGAAGatactaaataaaattacagATTTCGGAAGGGTAAGCTGGAAGAACAAGCTTCCAGAAGCCACGAGATGCCTCAACCTGTCTTATAATCGGAGCATAGGAACATCGCCGTTCATGTTAAGGGAGAATAAATTGCCGATGCTGTCTGTAGACAAAGCGCTAGACAAGGAAGAAGTGACATTCTCAGCGGAGGAAACGAAGAGTAAGCGCGATGAAAACTTCGAAAAGTACAAAAAAGCAATCGTGAAAGGGAAAGTAGAGGTGGCGAAAAAGCTAAACGTGGGCgataaagttttaatatatcGTGAGACTAAAAGCGGGAAGTTCAAGTGCAATTGGGAAGATGGATACGTGATCacagaaataattttaccCGATGCCTATGTGGTAAAAAAGAATGGAAAAGTATACAGGCTTAACAAAACACGAGTTAAAGCAGATACTTCAATTTAG